The proteins below come from a single Triticum aestivum cultivar Chinese Spring chromosome 5D, IWGSC CS RefSeq v2.1, whole genome shotgun sequence genomic window:
- the LOC123119666 gene encoding uncharacterized protein encodes MDKQKNHKNAEMGNDVFRRIILNQVGRDIGLEEENVPCNTPRNSVHSRFGGSSAKFGASTSGSTGVESVSPGEYVRDPGSILSLQPWIFKRSSTKNNEEMVVPSGGRVVGRGKNLVDGFRDGSTTEVSTRSPGLGSGPGRGRGALRSRRPQRHFINPLVATENSYIPQLYDENFEFEECTFAPVPSPASARPFIVTDGRRIISKSRYEPVPVPFDIGFDNEECRNGSKVPESVVGIAPLPELNKSKRGSQTERYSKPSKPAGLLERMLMFSSGVGIGIISSSLSSKKDLDSLNGTLKRMENLVQDLQDELEMKEGLTVKELPNETSGELDDGNIKAHTPDSISMSKIEAELEAELARLELNITSNHLEEEPFDLIEIDQEFIGDIVQGELKADMILRDIADYSSDSDHGRDSRQSSPDYTHETNYPVSPRDLSLRLHKVIQHRLEDRIKELETALAQSQKQAQLHIMAREQVFSERMCSNSDSGSSSNQDSPLFIQETSSSAEPFCLNLAGDALEAYDEAYEEFMRIADSPCTTSTNGKPQANEDYAVDRSLIWGLEDESATELKEDVTWEQAVKSGDPNRVQERDGDDEDESGDEDDHDSKMLIQQIVERTKQGSPVLIHAQRMLFSVDD; translated from the exons ATGGATAAGCAAAAGAACCACAAGAATGCGGAAATGGGCAACGATGTGTTCCGCAGAATAATCCTTAATCAGGTTGGCAGGGACATCGGTTTGGAGGAGGAGAACGTGCCTTGCAATACTCCGAGGAACTCCGTTCATTCGCGGTTTGGTGGCTCATCTGCCAAATTTGGTGCTTCCACCAGTGGAAGCACCGGTGTTGAGTCGGTCAGCCCAGGCGAGTATGTCAGAGATCCAGGATCCATATTGAGCTTGCAGCCTTGGATTTTTAAGAGAAGCAGCACGAAGAACAATGAGGAAATGGTGGTTCCAAGTGGTGGCAGGGTAGTTGGTAGAGGCAAGAATCTGGTGGATGGCTTTCGAGATGGTTCGACTACTGAGGTTTCCACAAGAAGCCCTGGTCTTGGTTCTGGGCCTGGAAGAGGTCGAGGTGCTCTTAGGAGCAGACGACCCCAGAGGCATTTTATTAATCCACTTGTCGCAACAGAGAACTCATACATTCCACAACTTTACGACGAGAACTTCGAGTTTGAAGAATGCACATTCGCTCCAGTTCCATCCCCAGCTTCTGCTAGGCCATTCATTGTAACAGATGGGAGAAGAATCATTAGTAAATCGCGCTATGAACCAGTGCCTGTACCCTTTGATATTGGGTTCGACAATGAGGAATGTCGAAATGGCTCCAAAGTGCCAGAAAGTGTTGTTGGGATTGCTCCGCTACCTGAGCTGAATAAATCCAAAAGGGGATCCCAAACAGAAAGATATAGTAAACCATCAAAACCAGCAG GTTTACTTGAAAGAATGCTCATGTTCTCCAGTGGGGTTGGCATTGGTATTATATCTTCCTCTCTATCAAGCAAAAAAGATCTTGATTCGTTGAACGGCACACTGAAGCGAATGGAGAACTTGGTTCAGGATTTGCAAGATGAGCTGGAGATGAAAGAGGGGTTAACTGTGAAGGAATTGCCTAATGAAACGTCTGGTGAACTAGATG ATGGCAATATCAAAGCTCACACCCCTGATTCAATATCAATGAGCAAAATTGAAGCAGAACTTGAAGCCGAGCTTGCGAGGCTGGAGTTAAATATCACTTCAAACCACTTGGAAGAAGAACCGTTTGACTTGATTGAG ATCGATCAGGAGTTCATTGGAGATATTGTCCAGGGGGAACTGAAGGCCGACATGATTCTTCGTGACATTGCTGATTACAGCAGTGATAGTGACCATGGCAGGGACAGCAGACAAAGCTCCCCAGATTACACACATGAGACAAACTATCCCGTTTCACCTAGAGATCTCAGTCTCCGTCTCCACAAGGTGATCCAGCATAGGCTGGAAGACCGAATCAAGGAGCTTGAGACAGCACTTGCTCAGAGCCAGAAGCAGGCGCAACTGCACATAATGGCGAGGGAGCAAGTCTTCTCTGAACGGATGTGCTCAAACAGTGATTCAGGTTCTTCTTCCAACCAGGACAGTCCGTTGTTTATACAAGAAACTAGCTCCTCTGCCGAACCATTCTGTCTAAATCTAGCTGGAGACGCACTAGAAGCCTACGATGAAGCCTACGAAGAATTCATGAGAATTGCCGACTCCCCTTGCACCACAAGCACAAACGGGAAGCCTCAGGCAAATGAAGATTATGCAGTGGACCGCAGCTTGATCTGGGGCTTAGAAGATGAGAGCGCTACGGAGCTGAAAGAGGACGTCACTTGGGAGCAGGCTGTGAAGAGTGGGGACCCTAACAGAGTTCAAGAGAGAGATGGAGATGATGAAGACGAGTCGGGCGACGAGGATGACCACGATAGTAAGATGCTCATCCAGCAGATTGTAGAGAGAACTAAGCAAGGCTCACCTGTACTCATACATGCTCAAAGAATGTTGTTTTCTGTGGATGATTAG